In Microplitis demolitor isolate Queensland-Clemson2020A chromosome 10, iyMicDemo2.1a, whole genome shotgun sequence, the sequence CGAAAAAAACGAAAGAAACAAATACCATAGACAACTAGTTACATGTAGTACAGTTGAGTTTCATTAACTCAAACAGGCTATGAAAGAGCAGGAATTTCCTGGAAATTCCGACTTATCCAACGGTCCTTCTCCTTGAAATACTAAACTACAACCCATGCGCGCTTCCATCTATATGAATAGTAAACGTATAAGTTAACACAAACACGTACAAATATACAGCTTCAGGAGAGAGAAAACGTAGTAGTGGGGGTCAAGATTGAGAGACAGTCCCAAGTTGAAGGAATCTAAAAACGGAATTCGACTATATAATACTTGATGGCACTAGTTATCTAAGATactattatttgtaattagaGTTTTGAACGGTGTACGATTCCATGTTCAAGATAGTATAATCCGTATTGAAATCCAATGTGGAGCTTTAATTAAGGGTCAAGTTGATCTCAATTCCGTCAGATGGAATACGAAGGAGAGAAACTATACTAGAGAAAATCATCTGAACTTTATTGTGCTTGATTCTAACTTGAGATCATTCAATATCGATGATATTTTAATACCTGACGGAAGATTTGTGACTGGAGTTAGATTTGAAAAACTTTCAAACAATCATATATCATTAGTGGTACGTAGATCGGAAATGTCAGATCGTGATAACGAAATCACACACAGCTCTAAATCTCAATggtattattcaaaaaatacttaGCTAAGGTAAAGCAAGAAATggccctgattaaaaactctgaTCAATCCGATTGAATTTGATTGCAACTCAATCGGATTTCAACCAGATTCCAATCGAGAACAAACATTCAATCAGGAACGTCCCAAGTATccgattaaaatttcttagattgaatcagatttaatcaggaaatgataaatttatttttcgatttgtTTCTAACTGaattcgataaaaatattgtaatcgGATTTGATCGGAaaatgatttctttttttcgatTAACTTTCTGATTTCTGATTAACTTACAATCGGATTTATTTGGGACTTTCTGGTTAAATTTGATCGGAATCAATTGAAATTTGCCAATTGAATTTAACCAGAGTTTGCAATTAGGGTCAATaccaaaattatcatttttaaccCTTATTCATAGTATTAAATTATCCATTacctttagaaaaaatatagatttgCTTAATCTCAACTCACCTCTAGAATCAAATAACCAAACCTACGAAATAAGTGAATCAGGACGTCATTACGTAAATTTGACATTGGCCATGAAGTCAACGATGTATGGTAACAATCCAATAATACCATTTTTTGATTCACAAGCTCTTATCTCGTTCCCAGTCGTCCCTTTTTGTAGATTGGGAATATTCTACAAGAGTCAACCCAGCTATGAAggatttttgacatttaaacaaattttttcggaaTTTAGACATTTTATAAGCAATTAGTATGCCGCCAAACTGGGCGCCACATCTGAGGTTGCTTAATATttgcttatttattttcatttactggtaatttaataatcaaaataatgaaagGAAGGAACAGGCGAGTTCCTTGTAacattgtttaattatatataaacagaaatttcatttttagtcATGAATTTGGACCTTAAGATAGAAGTATAGCTATGAATATTTGTCATCAGCTGTaacattttttgtattgaaCCAAATCTGTCACGTACAGTCGAATTGATTAATGTAATGTCAGTCGTGGGTCAATTgcgtgaataaataattttttatttacacacatatacacttgtgtaactttttattgtaagaccaacttagaattttataattataattttttagctcTCCTAATCATACATTGAAGTGATATTAAGCCCACATGCGTTTATAATAGTTTTTGAGGTTTTATTTGTTGCTTTTTCTGTATGATATCCGCTTGTCGCTAATCCAACTAATAATTCAGTATTactattttcttttgatttgCAAAAGAATGCACTCGAATGGATTACCTGtgaggaaaatttattatcattagtgATAGTatccaaattattttattaacaaacaaattCGTCTTagaatatcaaattttttaagctgaGTTCTGTtaaattcaatgtttttaGTACACATCTCCGGTGTATACTCAATACTAGCCGACGCTTTCGCGTGTGCATCTACGgtttccattaaaaatattgtttttttcatgtaaGGAATTTTTCAGCTTACTAACTACGCCGTTTAAAAAGTCAACTTGAATCTGTTCAGCAAATTCCGATCAGATTCAATTGGAAAGTTCCGAATGAATGCGATTTAACGTTAATCGGAAATCGAAGAGTTAATgggaaaataatcaaaatataattttattattttctgattaagTCTGATTCAatctgttttaataattttaatcagacttaatcggaaaataatggattttttttcaattaagccCTATTCCAATTTAATTAGGTACTTGAAACGCTCTCGAATAATCCTGATTGAATGTTTGTTTCCAATTAAATCTGATAGAAATCcgattgagtttcaatcagatttaattggggtttttaatcagggtgaTTTCTTGTAACAATGTTAAAGTTAGAGTCCGCTACATGATAGTTCATTTTACTACTCACAGCATCAAGGTTACCATGAACTGTACACCAAAAATAATCagtgttattatttataaaatgacgATATCTAACATGACAATCGTAGAATGAAGTCTTCGAAGTATCCCTTGTCGGTATCATACAATTTGTTAGATCAACATCATTGATATTCGAAGCAATCTTTGCGAATGTATTCTCAGCGATTTCAGATGCTGGAATAACTGGTTCATCGGTTATTATCAATGCCAAGTTTCGTTGAGATTCATTGTATTCTTTGCTCAACTCTAACCCgtagaatattttttcagaGTCAACACGGATCCTCCTAAATTTTGGCTcaggatttaaaaattcattggaAACTTCCATAGTTAGGTTAGTTAGATTCCtgtaaattacataaaaaataaaggaaatatgctaatttttaaatgtcaacgTTAAAGGATAAGTAATGTAAGATTTCACCGGAAAATATTCTACGCTATAATATACAGTCAAAGGCTATTGACTTGGACAGTTAGCATACGGCGAAGCGGAAACTTCCAGGAATTTCCGacctaattaattaatgtaacggaacTTAAGTCCACCTCCGCCGACCGGAAGCCGAGACCTCACCCTTTTGGGCATACTTGCGCTTCGCAAATCCCTTATTTTCCAccattatataataaaatcgaaACATTGAGCAAGCTCAATATTGGCGGATGTTATAAACCTTAGGATCAGAGATCCTTTGCTTGTGGGTGCCGAACCAACAGCCACTACGAGTCTTTCCTCAAATGGGCCCATGCACTCCTTCcgtctcaggaaataaagagactcttggttgaagtggggcttggaatgggcCCCCCCCATAGCACCAATTTCATGTATTGGTCGACATCCCACAGTTGGTCAAGAGGGGACGTGGTTTCTTCCCCTGCCTTCCTGGGAAGACACCCAGTTTCATTTACATTCATTCGTCCATACTTCAACACATTCGCACACATACCTAACTTCGGACTGACACCCGGGATGCACAGAGTCATCACAAATCGTGAGTTCTGTACACCCATGCCCAGAAGCTCCGAGAACAACTGAGTGGATGCCAGTTTAACCGCGATCTAATAGTCTTCTCCTCCTTCCTCTCGGTGCTGGAACTGGCTGCTGAGCTTGTGGTGGAGACAATCTTTGCtgaaaccattaaaaattttaaaggagTCTGGGGATGCGGCAAGAACCCGCCCGATTTGTAGCCACTCCGCGACCCACCCTTCTATGCTCTGGAGCACCTCACGCTAAGGCTCGAACTCGGTGCATTTTAGCAGTAAGTACTGAACGGTATCCCACCCTTCGTTGCATTTGGGGCATTTGCAATCTTTTGCGAGTCCATACTTGAAGAGTCTATCCTTAAAACAGCCGTGACCGTTTAAAATCTGGGTAAGCCAGAAATTAGGGATGATATGTTTGCTCGCTAGACGTTCAGTAACATCGGGGAAGAAGTTAAATGTTATTTGTCCTGTTTCCGCTGTGGACCACTGTTCTTGCCATCTGCGAATGGCTTCTTTCTTGAGGGAGACAAAGCATTCTTCGTCATCCGGCTGCACGGTCGCGTTTCCAAGGGTTGCCTGTTTGCCAGTGCGGAGATTGTAGTGGGCGCAACGTTCATCAATCACAAGCTGAATGGGCACTGCCCCCGCAACTACACAAAGTCCCTTATACGATGCCGTCTTGTATGAAGACGTCATCGTAATCAAGGCTCGACGTTGCAAGGCCGTAAGAGCCTTCCATTCCTCTGCCCCACATAGGTCACTCCAACCTGCTGCCGCATAAGTGACAACAGGCAGGAAGTAGCCCCTGTAGATAGTGGACATAGCCGGAAAGCGCAGTCCTCATTCAGTCCGTGCGAGACGGCGTAGACGACCAAAAGTTTTGTCTAATTTCGCGCGCCTTGTCTTTATGTGTGTTGTTGGTTTGAGGTCCTGGTCAAAGTGCACCCCTAAGTATCTAACGCTCTTTTTGAAtgctatttttgttttacctATTACGATTTTCAGTGGCTTTGAGTCATACTTGGGCTTTTTCTGTCTTTTCGCTTCATAGGGGTACGGACCTTTGTCCTTGCGTGGACCGCTTCGGGTGTACTCTTTTTTGAGGAATATTGCCTCGGTCTTGGACTCCGACAATGTAAGTTTCGCGGAACGACACCATTCCAGTGTCGAGTCTACTGTTCCTTGCCCCGTTCTCTCAATATCGGCTCGTGAGGTGCCTTCTATGATGACGAGGAGGTCGTCAGCATAGGCTACAAATTTACTCCCGTGTTCTGTTGACTCTAATTCTTTAAGCAAAATTTCCGACTTATGAAATGCCACTTCTTTCTTAAAGAATCAATTACAGCGCATGTGCTCTTACAACTGCATGtctaatgaatttataaatatacacagcCATTTACAAATGCATATTtcgattttacaaaaaaaaaaaaaaaaaaatagttcaacaATCACTCATGGGACAGGATCGTTTagcgaaaatatttttgaacagGATTCTTTAATCTTACAGGACCACTTATTCTTGATCCTATGCTAAATAatggatttataaattttctattcaataattaaactttttaggTAGATATCTTTAGAAATCGGACTATTGCAATGGGTCTcatgattaaattatcaaagcaTCTTGCCACTATATATCTTACTTTACCTAGTAGAATCAAAAACTACCACCcactcaaaagtttatatatgtctGTATTTGAAGAACTACTCGCATTCTCTTTCttcaaaacttaattaataagtattgTAATCATTGTAAGTGGTATTTTACCTTGGAATACTTTTAGAAAAAGTGAGAAATATTCGAGGTCCAACAAAGAAACCGGAATCGTAGAGTGCAAAATTACGATACTTGATTTTTACCATCCATTCATTGGAAAtctgtttatttgaaatcTGGTGGTCTGATTCTCCATCAGGTCTTTGGTTCACATTAACTAGTCCACCTAGGTTCTGATTTTCAATGGACTTTCTACTTGAATTCTGGATTTGAACAACTTGTCCTTCTATGAAATCTTGACTCAGGTTTCGGTTACCAGTCGGCTCTCCAATTGGTCTCAGGTCTTTAACTGGTTTTTCATTCCAACCGTAATGTTCAATGAGTTCTTCATTTTGACTCTGGTTTCTTATTGCATTCTCAATTTGATTATGGCTTTCAATCGATTCACCATATGGCTcctgattttcaaaaagtccATTATTTGGTATGTGGCTTTCAAAAGATGTTCCATTCAGATCTTGGTTTTCAGTCAGTCCTCTATCTAGTTCCATGTCTTTAACTGGAATTTCATTCAGACTGTTGTATTCAATGAGCT encodes:
- the LOC103573782 gene encoding uncharacterized protein LOC103573782, with protein sequence MIKLLTLFNVMVLFFPSLYEGRLEFEERNGDFIEIQNRYDGLFDNQNPSQENVKSQSLSGNLNENQGSNEGSIENKNISEDLNGNQSQIGELIEYNSLNEIPVKDMELDRGLTENQDLNGTSFESHIPNNGLFENQEPYGESIESHNQIENAIRNQSQNEELIEHYGWNEKPVKDLRPIGEPTGNRNLSQDFIEGQVVQIQNSSRKSIENQNLGGLVNVNQRPDGESDHQISNKQISNEWMVKIKYRNFALYDSGFFVGPRIFLTFSKSIPRNLTNLTMEVSNEFLNPEPKFRRIRVDSEKIFYGLELSKEYNESQRNLALIITDEPVIPASEIAENTFAKIASNINDVDLTNCMIPTRDTSKTSFYDCHVRYRHFINNNTDYFWCTVHGNLDAVIHSSAFFCKSKENSNTELLVGLATSGYHTEKATNKTSKTIINACGLNITSMYD